In Bradyrhizobium sp. CCBAU 051011, the following are encoded in one genomic region:
- a CDS encoding acyltransferase, translating to MTSISTVGHADVSAVPKAKSRNLSLDRARTFLTLVVLLHHAVIPYTYFGHTDPTHFFGFDMIVLATDSFFMAMFFFLSGLFAWSGIARKGPASYLADRLIRLGLPFVICAFTVIPLAYYAISLRHHPEIGFSEYWWNMITKGPWPSGPIWFLWVLLSFDVVACILYRLSPNLLDPINRLSLHGRRRPAVFFAVMLAVTAAFYIPGLVHYGHSSWFEFGPFSVQHGRVMLYASYFFFGAGIGVAQMDRGLLSADGRMAKVSWDWMVLAIVPYCLLWVLIFIKREILGNPSPLPDWYEALYAICFTVFSVAIMFLILAFFQRFRQSGSAKLLDPMQSDAYGMFLVHYPIALWLQYWLFDYDLPAIVKATVGFVLTVAFSWALTRALRQIPGASKVL from the coding sequence ATGACATCGATTTCCACCGTGGGGCATGCCGACGTCAGCGCCGTGCCCAAAGCCAAATCGCGAAACCTTTCGCTGGATCGCGCCCGCACCTTCCTGACGCTGGTGGTGCTGCTCCACCACGCCGTCATCCCCTATACCTATTTCGGTCATACCGATCCGACGCACTTCTTCGGCTTCGACATGATCGTGCTCGCCACTGACAGCTTCTTCATGGCGATGTTCTTCTTCCTGTCGGGACTGTTCGCCTGGTCTGGTATCGCCCGCAAAGGACCGGCGAGCTATTTGGCAGATCGCCTGATTCGACTTGGCTTACCCTTCGTGATCTGCGCCTTCACGGTCATTCCGCTGGCCTATTACGCCATCTCACTGCGGCACCATCCCGAGATCGGCTTTTCGGAATACTGGTGGAATATGATCACGAAAGGCCCGTGGCCGAGCGGGCCGATCTGGTTCCTTTGGGTCCTGCTCAGTTTCGACGTGGTGGCCTGCATCCTGTATCGGCTGTCACCCAACTTGCTCGATCCGATCAACCGGCTCTCGCTGCATGGCCGTCGCCGACCCGCAGTGTTCTTCGCGGTCATGCTTGCTGTCACCGCTGCATTCTATATTCCCGGGCTGGTTCACTACGGACATAGCAGTTGGTTTGAGTTCGGGCCGTTCTCGGTCCAGCACGGGCGCGTGATGCTCTATGCGAGCTACTTCTTTTTCGGCGCCGGCATCGGCGTTGCGCAAATGGATCGCGGGCTGCTCTCTGCAGACGGCCGGATGGCGAAGGTCAGCTGGGACTGGATGGTGCTGGCGATCGTTCCGTATTGCTTGCTGTGGGTGCTGATCTTCATCAAGCGCGAAATACTGGGCAACCCGTCGCCGTTGCCGGACTGGTATGAAGCGCTCTATGCCATCTGCTTCACTGTCTTCAGCGTGGCCATCATGTTTCTGATCCTGGCCTTTTTCCAAAGGTTCAGGCAATCAGGCTCGGCCAAGCTGCTCGATCCGATGCAGTCGGACGCCTACGGCATGTTCCTGGTGCATTATCCGATCGCGCTTTGGCTGCAATACTGGCTGTTCGACTACGACCTGCCGGCGATCGTGAAGGCGACGGTCGGATTCGTGCTGACGGTCGCGTTCAGCTGGGCGCTGACGCGCGCGTTGCGGCAGATCCCCGGGGCGAGCAAGGTGTTATAG
- a CDS encoding DUF427 domain-containing protein — protein sequence MKLPGPDHPITITANPRRVRVSAGGVVIADTTHALTLKEASYPAVQYVPREDANMALLARTERTTHCPYKGDANYFSINANGNRIENSIWTYETPFPAMAEIAGHLAFYPDKVTIEEVG from the coding sequence ATGAAATTGCCCGGTCCCGACCATCCGATCACGATAACGGCAAATCCCAGGCGCGTCCGGGTCTCGGCGGGCGGCGTGGTCATCGCCGATACCACCCATGCGCTGACCCTCAAGGAAGCCAGCTATCCGGCAGTGCAATATGTGCCGCGCGAGGACGCCAATATGGCGCTGCTCGCCCGCACCGAGCGGACCACGCACTGCCCCTACAAGGGGGATGCGAACTATTTCAGCATCAATGCCAACGGCAACCGCATCGAAAATTCGATCTGGACCTATGAGACGCCCTTCCCGGCCATGGCCGAAATCGCGGGCCATCTGGCGTTCTACCCCGACAAGGTGACGATCGAGGAAGTGGGGTAA
- a CDS encoding DUF1328 domain-containing protein, which produces MTILKWALIFFLVSIVAGLLGFTGISAASADIARFLFYVFVAIFLVLLILGLTIFRA; this is translated from the coding sequence ATGACAATTCTCAAATGGGCGCTGATCTTCTTTCTGGTGTCGATCGTCGCCGGCCTTCTCGGCTTCACCGGCATTTCGGCGGCTTCCGCCGACATCGCCCGCTTCCTGTTCTATGTCTTCGTCGCAATCTTCCTGGTGCTCCTGATCCTCGGGCTTACGATATTCAGAGCGTAG
- a CDS encoding BolA family protein, whose product MPMDAHDIESMIKAAIPDAEVTIRDLAGDGDHYAATVISESFRGKSRVQQHQIVYQSLKGQMGGVLHALALQTGVPAGPGVPER is encoded by the coding sequence ATGCCGATGGACGCCCACGATATCGAATCGATGATCAAGGCAGCTATCCCCGATGCCGAGGTGACGATCCGCGATCTCGCAGGCGATGGCGACCACTACGCCGCGACCGTGATCTCGGAATCCTTCCGCGGCAAGTCGCGCGTGCAGCAGCATCAGATCGTGTATCAGTCGCTCAAGGGCCAGATGGGCGGCGTGCTGCACGCGCTGGCGCTGCAGACCGGGGTACCTGCCGGACCCGGAGTGCCGGAGCGCTAG